The proteins below come from a single Arthrobacter sp. B1I2 genomic window:
- a CDS encoding phosphoglyceromutase, which yields MTYKLILLRHGHSEWNAKNLFTGWVDVDLNDQGRAEAARGGELLVENNILPDVLYTSLLKRAINTANIALDKADRGWIPVKRDWRLNERHYGALQGKDKAQTLAEYGEEQFMEWRRSYDTPPPPLDDNSEFSQAHDPRYADLGDALPRTECLKDVLVRLLPYWESDIKEDLKAGKTVLVTAHGNSLRALVKHLDGISDDAIAGLNIPTGIPLVYDLDEDFKPVKPGGTYLDPEAAEEAILAVANQGKK from the coding sequence ATGACTTACAAGCTGATTCTGCTGCGCCACGGCCACAGCGAATGGAACGCAAAAAACCTGTTCACCGGCTGGGTGGACGTCGACCTGAACGACCAGGGCCGCGCCGAAGCAGCGCGTGGCGGTGAGCTGCTGGTGGAGAACAACATCCTCCCGGACGTGCTCTATACCTCCCTGCTGAAGCGGGCCATCAACACCGCGAACATCGCCCTGGACAAGGCCGACCGCGGCTGGATCCCGGTCAAGCGCGACTGGCGCCTGAACGAACGGCACTACGGCGCGCTGCAGGGCAAGGACAAGGCGCAGACTCTCGCCGAATACGGCGAAGAGCAGTTCATGGAATGGCGCCGTTCCTACGACACCCCGCCGCCGCCCCTGGACGACAACTCCGAGTTCTCCCAGGCCCACGACCCCCGCTACGCGGACCTCGGCGACGCCCTCCCTCGTACCGAATGCCTGAAGGACGTCCTGGTCCGCCTGCTGCCGTACTGGGAATCGGACATCAAGGAAGACCTCAAAGCCGGCAAGACCGTCCTGGTCACCGCGCACGGCAACTCGCTCCGCGCGCTGGTCAAGCACCTGGACGGCATCAGCGACGATGCCATTGCCGGCCTGAACATCCCCACGGGCATCCCGCTGGTGTACGACCTGGACGAGGACTTCAAGCCGGTCAAGCCCGGCGGAACCTACCTTGACCCGGAGGCCGCCGAGGAGGCAATCCTGGCTGTAGCCAACCAGGGCAAGAAGTAG
- a CDS encoding class I SAM-dependent methyltransferase, which yields MNAPQLSGRSPAARQGRPVGNVTRGTTNPNRMRRLDRWLTGPQAWRLRGAADPLVVDLGYGATPATAVELHERLATVRPDVRVCGIEIEPERVRAALPLQRPGLTFHVGGFELPVPGCPVLVRAFNVLRQYEEADVQGIWQLVQDRLCPDGIFVDGTCDEIGRRVTWVTLDQHRPLSLSISVRFGSFDLPSDVAERLPKALIHRNVPGEPVHAFMQAMDRAWLGSAPLASFGNRQRWVGMCRSLRDAGWPLQDGPARWRLGELTVDWEAVAPDYQGP from the coding sequence GTGAACGCCCCGCAACTTTCCGGCAGGTCGCCGGCCGCCAGGCAGGGCCGGCCTGTGGGCAACGTGACCCGCGGCACCACCAACCCCAACCGGATGCGCCGATTGGACCGCTGGCTGACCGGACCGCAGGCGTGGCGCCTGCGCGGGGCGGCCGACCCCCTCGTCGTTGACCTGGGCTACGGCGCAACCCCGGCCACCGCCGTCGAACTCCATGAAAGGCTCGCCACTGTCCGTCCGGACGTACGGGTCTGCGGGATCGAAATCGAACCGGAGCGCGTCCGCGCCGCGCTTCCGTTGCAGCGGCCCGGGCTGACCTTCCACGTGGGCGGCTTCGAACTCCCCGTTCCAGGGTGTCCTGTCCTGGTCCGTGCCTTCAATGTCCTGCGGCAGTACGAGGAAGCTGATGTCCAGGGCATCTGGCAGCTGGTGCAGGACAGGTTGTGCCCAGATGGCATATTCGTTGACGGCACATGCGACGAAATCGGGCGGCGCGTTACGTGGGTGACATTGGACCAGCACCGTCCGCTGTCCCTGAGCATCTCCGTCCGTTTCGGCAGCTTTGACCTGCCCTCGGACGTGGCCGAACGGCTTCCCAAAGCCCTGATCCACCGCAACGTTCCCGGCGAACCGGTTCATGCCTTCATGCAGGCAATGGACCGGGCGTGGCTTGGGAGCGCACCCCTTGCCTCCTTCGGCAACAGGCAGCGCTGGGTGGGCATGTGCCGGAGCCTGCGCGACGCCGGGTGGCCGCTTCAGGACGGACCGGCCAGGTGGCGCCTTGGCGAGCTGACGGTGGACTGGGAGGCTGTGGCCCCTGATTACCAGGGGCCGTAA
- a CDS encoding DUF2516 family protein, translating to MDGRIIIAFVEQAVFFILGLVALGLELWAFVDCARHRANAFEATGKRTKTFWLALTGGALLIGVISLFGAGGGLISTLGLFGLAAVVAASVYLADVRPAVKDAGRGGSRNMGPYGPW from the coding sequence GTGGACGGTCGAATAATCATCGCGTTTGTAGAGCAGGCAGTGTTCTTTATCCTTGGCCTGGTGGCCCTGGGGCTTGAACTGTGGGCGTTCGTGGACTGTGCCCGGCACCGGGCCAACGCCTTCGAAGCCACCGGCAAGCGGACCAAGACGTTCTGGCTTGCCCTGACCGGTGGTGCTCTGCTGATCGGCGTCATATCGCTGTTCGGCGCCGGGGGAGGCCTCATCAGCACCCTTGGCCTGTTCGGGCTCGCCGCGGTGGTGGCAGCCTCCGTCTACCTGGCTGATGTCCGTCCCGCCGTGAAGGATGCAGGCCGCGGCGGCAGTCGCAACATGGGCCCTTACGGCCCCTGGTAA
- a CDS encoding trans-sulfuration enzyme family protein, giving the protein MSLSEHQAASLSPETVVVAAGRPPRERDQPVNPPITLSSTYFGTGPLGDGDRGYGRYSNPTWDPFEEALGQLERSALPGLLYASGLAAVSSALSLIPAGGVLVMPNHSYSGSLVMASELAEKGFIELRTVDIADTDAVKAALAPEGPSSKAAAMLWLESPTNPMLGIADMSAVAEAAHAAGAIVVTDNTFSTPLVQQPLLLGSDVVLHSVTKYLAGHSDVVLGALVTSNPDIRSALLHHRIIHGAIAGPFEAWLALRGLRTLALRVERSQESAMVLAERLAGHPAIESIRFPGLGSDPGHARAKAQMQGFGSIICIQVAPAAGLSGADAADKLVQALELWLPATSLGGVESLIERRRRHSAEPVSVPENLVRLSVGVENVEDLWADLKQALDALGG; this is encoded by the coding sequence ATGAGTCTTTCCGAGCATCAGGCCGCTTCCCTTTCACCGGAAACCGTGGTGGTGGCGGCCGGGCGTCCGCCACGGGAGAGGGACCAGCCGGTCAATCCTCCCATTACCCTTTCCTCCACCTACTTCGGCACTGGTCCACTGGGTGACGGTGACCGGGGTTATGGCCGCTACTCCAACCCCACCTGGGATCCCTTCGAGGAGGCGCTCGGCCAGCTTGAAAGATCCGCGCTTCCTGGCCTGCTCTACGCATCGGGGCTGGCGGCGGTCAGTTCGGCGCTGTCTCTGATCCCTGCCGGCGGTGTGCTGGTCATGCCCAACCACAGCTACTCCGGCTCTCTGGTGATGGCTTCGGAACTCGCCGAAAAAGGCTTCATCGAACTCCGGACCGTGGACATCGCCGATACTGATGCGGTCAAGGCAGCCCTGGCGCCCGAGGGCCCGTCCTCGAAAGCCGCGGCCATGTTGTGGCTGGAAAGCCCCACCAACCCCATGCTCGGGATAGCGGACATGTCGGCCGTCGCAGAGGCCGCGCATGCAGCCGGCGCTATCGTCGTCACTGACAACACCTTCTCCACCCCCCTGGTGCAGCAGCCCCTGTTGCTCGGATCCGACGTCGTCCTCCACTCGGTGACCAAGTACCTCGCCGGGCACTCCGACGTCGTCCTCGGTGCGCTGGTCACCTCCAACCCGGACATCCGGTCCGCGCTGCTCCACCACCGCATCATCCACGGCGCCATCGCCGGTCCCTTCGAAGCGTGGCTCGCCCTGCGGGGCCTGCGGACCCTCGCGCTGCGCGTGGAGCGGTCGCAGGAGTCAGCGATGGTCCTGGCCGAACGTCTCGCCGGGCACCCGGCCATTGAATCCATCCGGTTCCCCGGGCTCGGAAGCGACCCCGGGCACGCCCGGGCCAAAGCGCAAATGCAGGGGTTTGGCTCCATCATCTGCATCCAGGTGGCGCCCGCGGCAGGACTGAGTGGTGCCGATGCGGCGGACAAACTGGTGCAGGCGCTGGAGCTGTGGCTGCCTGCCACGTCGCTGGGCGGGGTCGAGTCCCTGATCGAGCGCCGGCGCCGGCATTCGGCCGAACCGGTCAGCGTCCCGGAGAACCTGGTGCGCCTGAGCGTTGGGGTGGAAAACGTTGAGGATCTCTGGGCTGACCTGAAGCAGGCGCTGGACGCGCTGGGCGGCTAG
- the tmk gene encoding dTMP kinase, translated as MNKQKAGVFIAFEGGDGAGKSTQAARLASALESRGYTVLCTREPGGTPVGEKLRSLVLDHGNGDIDAHTEALIFAASRAAHATQVIRPALGRGEIVLTDRYIDSSVAYQGAGRNLGLDAVRTVNEWATSGLQPHLTVLLDVDPRLGRSRRTAGQAAEDRLESEADEFHTRIRDAFLNLAASRPESYLVLPAHLPIDELAARILARVDTLLAVPAAAAATDGGGS; from the coding sequence GTGAACAAACAGAAGGCCGGCGTATTCATCGCATTCGAGGGTGGCGATGGTGCAGGCAAGTCCACCCAGGCGGCCAGGCTTGCTTCGGCCCTGGAGTCCAGGGGCTACACCGTGCTGTGCACCCGTGAACCCGGCGGCACCCCCGTGGGCGAGAAGCTGCGGTCGCTGGTGCTGGACCACGGCAACGGCGACATCGATGCCCACACGGAAGCCCTTATTTTCGCGGCTTCCCGCGCTGCCCACGCCACCCAGGTCATCCGCCCGGCTCTTGGCCGCGGTGAGATCGTGCTGACGGACCGGTACATTGACTCCTCCGTGGCCTACCAGGGGGCCGGGCGCAACCTCGGCCTGGACGCGGTGCGGACGGTCAACGAGTGGGCCACCTCGGGCCTTCAGCCACACCTGACAGTTCTTTTGGATGTTGACCCCCGGCTTGGCCGGAGCCGCCGGACTGCCGGCCAGGCTGCGGAAGACCGCCTCGAATCCGAGGCAGACGAATTCCACACCCGGATCCGGGACGCTTTCCTCAACCTCGCAGCCAGCCGCCCCGAGTCGTACCTGGTCCTCCCGGCCCACCTGCCAATTGATGAACTTGCGGCGCGGATCCTTGCCCGGGTGGATACCCTCCTCGCTGTTCCCGCCGCGGCAGCGGCCACGGACGGCGGTGGTTCATGA
- a CDS encoding DNA polymerase III subunit delta', producing the protein MTVWDDLQGQPAVVEQLRQAASGESLTHAWLFTGPPGSGRSNAAKAFAAALNCDQEDVGLRGCGQCQACHTILGETHSDVTFVRTEKVTITIDEARELVATAGNRPSSGRWRIIVVEDADRMAERTTNVLLKAIEEPTPRTVWMLCAPSPADVLVTIRSRCRSVALRLPPASDVAALLVRRDGVDPALAEQAARAAQSHVGIARRLARDPAARERRLETVRFPLGLRGVTAAVMMADKLVKIATAEANSSNEERDAAEKAALLATLGAPESGTLPPAMRSQLKQLEDDQKRRAKRSITDSLDRTLTDLLSFYRDVLVIQLGNAVELVNVELRSELEGFAARSTPEATLARMDAINKARERITTTNVAPLLTIESMAASLIQPSKETR; encoded by the coding sequence ATGACTGTCTGGGATGACCTCCAGGGCCAGCCCGCCGTCGTCGAACAACTCCGCCAGGCCGCAAGCGGTGAAAGTCTGACGCACGCCTGGCTGTTCACCGGCCCGCCGGGATCCGGCCGTTCAAATGCCGCCAAGGCGTTCGCGGCCGCGTTGAACTGCGACCAGGAGGACGTGGGCCTGCGTGGCTGCGGACAGTGCCAGGCGTGCCACACGATTCTGGGTGAAACCCATTCGGACGTGACGTTCGTGCGCACCGAGAAGGTCACCATCACCATTGACGAGGCCAGGGAACTGGTGGCGACGGCGGGTAACCGGCCCTCTTCAGGGCGTTGGCGGATCATTGTGGTGGAGGACGCCGACCGCATGGCCGAACGGACCACCAACGTGCTGCTCAAGGCCATCGAGGAACCCACGCCGCGGACCGTGTGGATGCTCTGCGCGCCGTCCCCGGCGGACGTCCTGGTCACCATCCGGTCCCGCTGCCGCAGCGTTGCCTTGCGGCTGCCCCCCGCCTCGGACGTGGCAGCACTGCTGGTCCGGCGCGACGGCGTTGACCCTGCCCTTGCGGAGCAGGCGGCCCGTGCAGCGCAGAGCCACGTGGGCATCGCCCGCCGGCTGGCCAGGGATCCCGCAGCAAGGGAACGCCGCCTGGAGACGGTCCGCTTTCCGCTTGGGCTGCGGGGCGTAACAGCTGCGGTCATGATGGCGGACAAGCTGGTCAAGATCGCCACCGCAGAGGCCAACAGCTCCAATGAGGAGCGGGACGCCGCGGAGAAGGCCGCCCTCCTGGCGACGCTCGGGGCGCCGGAATCCGGGACCCTGCCCCCTGCCATGCGCAGCCAGCTGAAACAGCTCGAAGACGACCAGAAACGGCGGGCCAAGAGATCCATTACGGACTCCCTGGACCGGACGCTCACGGATTTGTTGTCCTTCTACCGGGACGTACTGGTCATCCAGCTTGGGAACGCCGTGGAGCTGGTCAACGTTGAGCTGAGGAGTGAGCTGGAGGGGTTCGCAGCCCGCAGCACTCCGGAAGCCACGTTGGCCCGAATGGACGCCATCAACAAAGCCCGCGAACGTATAACCACCACCAACGTTGCCCCGCTGCTGACAATTGAGTCCATGGCGGCCAGCCTGATCCAGCCCTCCAAGGAGACCCGATGA
- a CDS encoding alpha/beta hydrolase, with translation MTARPLPARRRSLTVAGRAAGAMALAMVLASCSLLNGGDKNPPEAATARADPSIVASAPAGLEKFYSQEVVWQPCEGEFQCAKVTVPMDYANPAGETIQLAALRASSTGKKTGSLLVNPGGPGASGYDFVKDAAGTHFSAAVRNAYDLVGFDPRGVKRSSPVTCMTDAERDAARAKIYALETDAGLAAALADNKEIAAQCAAQTGPVLAHIDTVSAAKDLDVLRAVVNDSKLNFLGYSYGTFLGSTYASLFPDNVGRMVLDGALDPSITNEELTSGQARAFEKAIHAYVASCQKQSNCPLSGGVESGVQQIRDLINAVQQTPRTAKDGRLVNATTLVSGLITPLYNDQSWPALTQALEAALSGDVSLMLRLADLGADRAPDGSYTSNSALAFNAINCLDYPMVSDPTSMRAEEKRLEQDSPTLGYFFAYGGTTCADWPYKNVRTPAPVEYSGDSPIVVIGTTGDPATPVDWAASLRKQLGNAALLTWRGEGHTAYGRANSCLENSVDSYLVSGKLPADNTIC, from the coding sequence ATGACTGCCCGCCCCCTGCCCGCACGCCGCAGGTCCCTGACGGTGGCCGGCCGGGCCGCCGGCGCAATGGCCCTGGCCATGGTCCTGGCTTCGTGCAGTCTTCTCAACGGCGGGGACAAGAACCCCCCCGAGGCTGCAACCGCCCGGGCCGACCCCTCAATCGTGGCGTCCGCTCCTGCCGGGCTGGAAAAGTTTTACTCGCAGGAAGTCGTGTGGCAGCCCTGCGAAGGGGAATTCCAGTGCGCCAAAGTGACCGTGCCAATGGATTACGCCAATCCTGCCGGCGAGACCATCCAGCTTGCCGCGCTGCGGGCGTCCAGCACAGGAAAGAAGACCGGCAGCCTCCTGGTCAATCCCGGCGGCCCTGGCGCCTCCGGTTATGACTTTGTCAAAGACGCTGCCGGAACGCATTTTTCAGCTGCAGTGCGCAACGCTTACGACCTGGTGGGCTTCGATCCGCGCGGCGTGAAGCGCTCCTCTCCCGTCACCTGCATGACGGATGCGGAACGCGATGCCGCCCGGGCCAAGATCTACGCGCTGGAAACTGATGCCGGGCTGGCGGCGGCCCTGGCCGACAACAAGGAAATCGCCGCCCAGTGCGCGGCGCAGACAGGCCCGGTCCTGGCGCACATTGACACCGTCAGCGCCGCGAAGGACCTGGACGTGCTCCGCGCTGTAGTGAACGACTCCAAGCTGAATTTCCTGGGGTACTCCTACGGCACGTTCCTGGGCTCCACGTACGCCTCGCTTTTCCCGGACAATGTGGGCCGGATGGTTCTCGACGGCGCCCTCGACCCATCAATCACCAATGAAGAGCTGACCAGCGGCCAGGCCCGCGCCTTCGAAAAAGCAATCCATGCCTACGTGGCCAGCTGCCAGAAGCAGAGCAACTGCCCCCTGAGCGGCGGTGTTGAGTCCGGTGTGCAGCAGATCCGTGACCTGATCAACGCCGTACAGCAGACACCCCGCACGGCCAAGGACGGGCGGCTGGTCAATGCAACCACATTGGTCAGCGGCCTGATCACCCCGCTTTACAACGACCAAAGCTGGCCGGCCCTCACCCAGGCGCTGGAAGCCGCCCTGTCCGGCGACGTAAGCCTCATGCTCCGGCTTGCCGATCTCGGCGCCGACCGTGCCCCCGACGGTTCCTACACGTCCAATTCGGCGCTCGCCTTCAATGCGATCAACTGCCTGGACTACCCCATGGTTTCGGATCCAACATCCATGCGGGCGGAAGAGAAGCGGCTGGAACAGGATTCCCCCACCCTGGGTTACTTCTTTGCCTATGGCGGGACCACCTGCGCGGACTGGCCGTACAAGAACGTCCGCACGCCAGCGCCGGTGGAATACAGCGGTGACTCCCCCATCGTGGTCATCGGCACCACAGGCGACCCCGCCACGCCCGTTGACTGGGCAGCGTCATTGCGCAAGCAGCTGGGAAACGCCGCCCTGCTGACGTGGAGGGGCGAAGGCCACACCGCCTACGGCCGGGCCAACAGCTGCCTTGAGAATTCAGTAGACAGCTACCTGGTAAGCGGCAAACTTCCGGCCGACAACACCATCTGCTGA